In the genome of Myroides phaeus, one region contains:
- a CDS encoding cytochrome-c peroxidase, whose amino-acid sequence MRKVVFLLSGVLAFGLVGFNTIVEKLVGSDDPAYLAIIDSYKKPIAEWPKPIIDEGVKWEELSSIKRDSTFFEVQDKAEVVLGKLLFFDPKLSKSDQISCSTCHDPELGWTDRRMVALGHDHLKGPRNTPSLYNIAERASFFWDGRASSLEEQAAGPLSAHNEMAIDIVDLPIKLQKIEGYKTYFEKAFGDSEITYERIVGAIASFQRTIKSQPSRFDAFVEGKYNALTEQEVYGLHIFRTKGRCMNCHNGKYFTDEDFHNIGLTYYKRQYQDLGRYEITKNLDDVGKFKTQGLRDLLLTRPWMHNGLFDDLEGIVNMYNSGMKMINPTAEKKLADPLYPVTDSLMKPLELNKEEIKALVAFLESLSGSKYKMRRPVFPRE is encoded by the coding sequence ATGAGAAAGGTAGTTTTTTTATTATCTGGTGTTTTGGCTTTTGGTTTGGTAGGTTTTAATACTATTGTTGAGAAGTTAGTAGGAAGCGATGATCCTGCTTATTTAGCAATTATAGATAGTTATAAAAAACCAATAGCAGAATGGCCTAAGCCTATTATTGACGAGGGAGTAAAATGGGAGGAGTTGAGTAGTATTAAACGTGATTCTACATTTTTTGAGGTGCAAGATAAAGCTGAGGTGGTTCTTGGTAAACTATTGTTTTTTGATCCAAAGTTATCTAAGTCTGATCAGATTTCGTGTAGCACTTGCCATGATCCTGAATTAGGGTGGACAGATAGACGTATGGTAGCTTTAGGACACGATCATTTAAAAGGACCAAGAAATACACCTTCTTTGTACAATATCGCAGAGAGAGCTTCTTTTTTTTGGGATGGTAGAGCATCTTCTTTAGAGGAACAGGCAGCAGGACCTTTAAGTGCACATAATGAGATGGCAATCGATATAGTTGATTTACCTATTAAATTACAAAAAATTGAAGGCTATAAAACATATTTCGAAAAGGCTTTTGGTGATAGTGAAATTACATATGAGAGAATAGTTGGTGCAATTGCTTCATTTCAACGTACTATAAAGAGTCAGCCAAGTAGATTTGATGCTTTTGTTGAAGGAAAGTATAATGCATTGACTGAGCAAGAAGTTTATGGTTTACATATTTTTCGAACAAAGGGCAGATGTATGAATTGTCATAATGGAAAGTATTTTACAGATGAAGATTTTCATAATATTGGGTTGACTTATTATAAACGTCAATACCAAGATTTAGGAAGATATGAAATTACTAAGAACCTTGATGATGTTGGTAAATTCAAAACACAAGGATTAAGAGACTTATTATTGACAAGGCCTTGGATGCACAATGGATTATTTGATGATTTGGAGGGGATTGTAAATATGTACAATAGCGGTATGAAAATGATTAATCCGACAGCAGAAAAAAAATTAGCAGATCCTTTATATCCTGTTACTGATTCATTAATGAAACCATTAGAATTAAATAAGGAAGAAATTAAAGCATTGGTTGCGTTTCTTGAGTCTTTGTCAGGAAGTAAGTATAAAATGAGACGTCCTGTATTTCCAAGAGAGTAA
- a CDS encoding DUF6850 family outer membrane beta-barrel protein: MEFRYKKLVSVLCGVFSLGGYAQTKDTLSFYNKIENQYSAERVFSESFFTNKARMTVYSDLSFSELGVNYQQDKKDAYVLQDGDGLEGFKISTNSFQRLKGNKVVWGSASYMNQRQQNMVWNESLDKDIIGPYIVADSVGGTMKQEVYQFAGGFAKQWNRWVLGGEVNYVAKNGYRQVDPRSKNTSSIFKMDLGIDYNFYRDYEIGVFGHFNKYTQNSSVKFVSEISKPYVYHMSGLGSYNYFFSGAKDLVSTFEGFGYNVGATLAKSKNKSFVLQGVIGKFNLTKNKGDSGVDAYDLAKLETTTYTVSGLKFFDFGQHRVGMKMNYWLKEAIGTEYFYTQNAKIITRLAEKELYKYIESNFFSELFYQYKDEVNRLVAIPFFGVEQNSERRKDTFAKQRFTYIHLGLTIDYMRQISKSGVLNVKPYVKVRNVKESTNKLMDFPSQKGVTEMLYSNFEVMNANYKQIGLVARYDLQLEKVPAFYVQAQVEQTKYNINKSNNYMGVAVGVTF; this comes from the coding sequence GTGGAATTTAGATATAAAAAATTGGTTAGTGTTCTTTGTGGGGTGTTTTCTTTAGGAGGGTACGCGCAAACAAAAGATACATTGTCTTTCTATAATAAGATAGAAAACCAATACAGTGCTGAACGCGTGTTTAGTGAATCATTTTTTACTAATAAGGCAAGGATGACCGTGTATAGTGATTTGTCTTTTTCTGAGTTAGGTGTAAACTACCAGCAGGATAAGAAGGATGCATACGTGTTACAAGATGGTGATGGGTTAGAAGGTTTTAAGATTAGTACTAATTCATTTCAACGTTTGAAAGGGAATAAAGTGGTTTGGGGAAGCGCTTCTTATATGAACCAACGCCAGCAGAATATGGTTTGGAATGAAAGTTTAGATAAGGATATAATTGGTCCATATATCGTAGCTGATTCTGTAGGAGGAACAATGAAACAGGAAGTTTATCAGTTTGCCGGTGGTTTTGCTAAGCAATGGAATAGATGGGTGCTTGGAGGGGAAGTGAATTATGTAGCTAAAAATGGATATAGACAAGTAGACCCACGGTCAAAGAATACATCCTCTATTTTTAAAATGGACCTTGGAATTGATTACAACTTTTATCGAGATTATGAAATTGGAGTGTTTGGACATTTTAATAAGTACACACAAAATAGTAGTGTGAAATTTGTAAGCGAAATCAGTAAACCATATGTGTATCATATGAGTGGATTGGGGAGTTATAACTATTTTTTTAGTGGTGCTAAAGATTTGGTTTCTACTTTTGAGGGATTTGGATACAATGTTGGAGCTACTTTAGCAAAGAGTAAAAATAAGAGTTTTGTGTTACAAGGGGTAATAGGAAAGTTTAATCTAACAAAGAATAAAGGTGATTCAGGTGTTGATGCGTATGATTTAGCGAAGTTAGAAACAACGACTTATACAGTTAGTGGATTAAAGTTTTTTGACTTTGGTCAACATAGGGTAGGAATGAAGATGAACTATTGGTTAAAAGAGGCTATTGGTACAGAGTATTTCTACACACAGAATGCAAAGATAATAACGCGATTAGCTGAGAAAGAATTGTATAAATACATTGAGAGCAATTTCTTTAGTGAGTTATTTTATCAGTATAAAGATGAGGTAAATCGCTTGGTTGCTATTCCTTTTTTTGGAGTTGAACAAAATAGTGAACGCAGAAAAGATACTTTTGCAAAACAACGTTTTACATATATTCATCTTGGATTGACTATAGATTATATGCGACAAATATCTAAGTCTGGTGTTTTAAATGTAAAACCGTACGTCAAGGTTAGAAATGTCAAGGAAAGTACGAATAAGTTAATGGATTTTCCTTCTCAAAAAGGTGTAACAGAAATGTTGTATTCAAACTTTGAGGTAATGAATGCGAATTATAAACAAATAGGTTTGGTAGCTCGTTATGATTTACAGTTAGAGAAGGTCCCAGCTTTTTACGTACAAGCACAAGTAGAACAAACAAAATATAACATTAATAAATCAAATAATTATATGGGAGTAGCAGTTGGTGTTACTTTCTAA
- a CDS encoding TonB-dependent receptor plug domain-containing protein, with translation MTRLHKVLSIALVLCAFFCSSHIFGQDKGIDLTISIQDEYKQSISDVTILVSSATKELVGITNTKGIVDFKLSADNYRIEVTHIGYESSTTQINLLQKKAITIQLTSLSNILQEMVITAKEGKGLTSTSVINRQAMEHLQPSSFSDLMELLPGGQAKDPVLTGKNPVLLRETGKQGYDTGSLGVQFILDGNPINSNADLQVSSYQEQMLSSGKVDAKRNTIGTGVDMRTLSTNDIESVEITRGIPTAAYGDLTSGLIQIKRKIGYTPLQARFKADGFSKMYYVGKGVDTRSGWKLNLSMDYLDAKNEPTNTLENYKRISTSFRTEKSFVVNGYDLIWNANLDYNSTIDNDKFDPDSGYARTDRYKNTRQNISIANNFKWEFDKENVFKKITLNTAFSQGIEDIKGTTFVQQTGFKAISTSRETGINQGYYLPLSYVSDFRTEGRPVNINVKLQTELGVNTSGIAHNIETGIDFRYSKNNGKGEVYDPLLPPSKGLVNSRTRPFSDIPASQILAGFIGDRMEYETGNHHFQLYTGVRLSKMLGIGSDFSTSDRVYAEPRVNFQWGLPDVRLGQDVLKTDVTLGYGELYKQPTLSLLYPNDRYFDMLEVNYFDQVNNNSYAQFNTFKLNTENHSLVAAKNIKREIRLDLSYKKHKLFVTYFNERMNNGFRDVNYFRGFEYKKYETTGLQWNDDLGRPNLEGTLYEDRLLHYQYSMRENGSNTFKDGIEFGYSSPRIEGINTRFTLNGAWFKTIYSNSSDFYYRPGITLNGKDYPYVGIYADDNGYKKSSMVYNLVIDTYVPSIDMNISASLQGDLFRREQMLNRVAEPYAYFGFDNEVHSFTEEDKTDPMLQNLVRNVSTTDGMQTRLPFTFNANFKVSKRIYKSVKASMFVNRLFTHYQSYTLNGVKVNRKDTEGPYFGMEINFNI, from the coding sequence ATGACACGTTTACATAAGGTATTGTCAATAGCTTTAGTGCTTTGTGCCTTTTTTTGTAGTTCTCATATTTTTGGTCAAGATAAAGGAATAGACTTAACTATTTCTATACAAGATGAATATAAACAATCGATAAGTGATGTAACTATTCTCGTGAGTAGTGCTACAAAAGAGTTGGTAGGTATTACAAATACTAAAGGGATTGTAGATTTTAAGTTGTCTGCGGACAATTATAGAATAGAGGTTACACATATTGGATATGAGAGTTCTACAACACAAATTAATTTATTGCAAAAGAAGGCCATTACTATTCAGTTAACTTCTTTATCTAATATTTTACAGGAGATGGTAATTACTGCAAAAGAGGGGAAGGGATTGACTTCTACCTCGGTAATAAATCGCCAAGCGATGGAACACTTACAGCCTTCAAGTTTTTCAGATTTGATGGAACTTCTTCCTGGTGGACAAGCAAAAGATCCTGTATTGACGGGTAAAAACCCTGTGTTACTCCGCGAAACTGGTAAACAAGGGTATGACACTGGTTCTCTTGGTGTACAGTTTATATTAGATGGAAATCCTATTAATTCTAACGCTGATTTACAAGTTTCTTCTTATCAGGAACAAATGTTGAGTAGTGGTAAGGTTGATGCTAAGCGAAATACAATTGGAACAGGAGTAGATATGCGTACTCTATCAACAAACGATATTGAAAGTGTTGAGATAACAAGGGGTATTCCTACTGCTGCTTATGGTGATTTAACGTCTGGATTAATTCAAATCAAAAGAAAGATTGGTTATACGCCTTTACAAGCTCGTTTTAAAGCAGATGGTTTTAGTAAGATGTATTATGTTGGAAAAGGGGTAGACACACGTAGTGGTTGGAAGCTAAATCTAAGTATGGATTATCTTGATGCAAAGAATGAACCGACTAATACATTGGAAAATTATAAACGTATTTCTACTTCTTTTCGTACGGAGAAGTCTTTTGTTGTTAATGGATATGATTTAATATGGAATGCTAATTTGGATTACAATAGTACTATTGATAATGATAAATTTGATCCAGATAGTGGTTATGCACGTACGGATAGGTATAAAAATACAAGACAAAATATAAGTATAGCTAATAACTTTAAATGGGAGTTTGATAAAGAGAATGTGTTTAAAAAGATTACTTTGAATACTGCTTTTTCTCAAGGAATAGAGGACATAAAAGGAACTACATTTGTACAACAAACTGGTTTTAAAGCTATTTCTACAAGCCGTGAAACTGGGATTAACCAAGGATACTACTTGCCATTGTCTTATGTGTCAGACTTTAGAACAGAAGGACGACCAGTAAACATTAATGTTAAGTTACAAACAGAGTTAGGGGTTAATACAAGTGGTATTGCTCATAATATTGAAACGGGGATTGACTTTAGATATTCTAAGAATAATGGCAAGGGGGAAGTTTACGATCCTTTGCTTCCACCATCTAAGGGACTTGTAAATAGTAGAACACGACCATTCTCAGATATTCCCGCTTCTCAGATATTAGCTGGATTTATTGGGGATAGGATGGAATATGAAACAGGTAATCACCATTTTCAGCTATACACAGGTGTGCGTTTATCTAAGATGTTGGGAATTGGAAGTGATTTTAGTACAAGTGATAGGGTATATGCAGAACCTCGTGTTAATTTTCAATGGGGACTTCCGGATGTTAGGTTAGGACAAGATGTGTTGAAAACAGATGTTACATTAGGATATGGTGAGTTGTATAAACAGCCTACGCTTTCGTTGCTTTATCCAAATGATAGATATTTTGATATGCTTGAAGTGAATTACTTTGATCAAGTAAATAATAATAGTTACGCACAGTTTAACACTTTTAAGTTGAATACGGAAAATCATTCGTTAGTTGCCGCTAAGAATATAAAGAGAGAAATTCGCCTTGATTTATCTTATAAAAAGCACAAGTTGTTTGTGACTTATTTCAACGAGCGTATGAATAATGGGTTTAGGGATGTAAATTACTTTAGAGGGTTTGAATACAAAAAGTATGAGACGACTGGATTGCAGTGGAACGATGATTTAGGTCGTCCTAATTTAGAGGGAACATTATACGAAGATAGATTACTACATTATCAATATAGTATGCGTGAAAATGGAAGTAATACGTTTAAAGATGGGATTGAATTCGGGTATAGTTCACCGAGAATTGAGGGAATTAATACACGTTTTACTTTAAATGGAGCTTGGTTTAAAACAATATATTCTAATAGTTCTGATTTTTATTATCGTCCAGGAATTACATTGAACGGAAAGGATTATCCTTATGTCGGAATTTACGCTGATGATAATGGGTATAAGAAATCGTCTATGGTTTACAACCTTGTTATTGATACGTATGTGCCGAGTATTGATATGAATATTTCAGCTTCTTTACAAGGGGATTTGTTTAGAAGAGAACAAATGCTAAATCGCGTTGCTGAACCGTATGCGTATTTTGGATTTGACAATGAGGTACACTCATTTACAGAAGAGGATAAAACAGACCCAATGCTACAAAATTTAGTAAGAAATGTTTCTACTACTGATGGGATGCAAACACGATTGCCTTTTACGTTTAATGCTAATTTTAAGGTGTCTAAACGAATTTATAAATCAGTGAAAGCCTCAATGTTTGTTAATAGGCTGTTTACACATTACCAATCATATACTTTAAATGGAGTGAAAGTAAACAGAAAGGATACTGAAGGTCCTTATTTTGGAATGGAGATTAATTTTAATATTTAA
- a CDS encoding DUF4876 domain-containing protein has protein sequence MKLRVLYILLTVFTLGISVSSCLSDDDVTAGINQSTIVSINFKANGVKEFKELDLEFTEINTGLVTKEQVVGVSFYSIALPTGAYRMSVEGAAFLEDGEEIRVGGVNDKLDASGQVLNLVVDLRVKQFSKDFIFEEIFFTGVKTLEGKAYNSGQYFKIVNNTDEVLYADGLLICKSEFLTTTDNNETPNVFDSAFPVDGVLMLPGKGKDYPVEPGDFIVVADNAQNHRTANIPGPDLTNADFEFPITESPAINQPDNPNVPNAIVVYTNMKYSMFIMHNRGYKGHVLARLPEGESVESWLANHKYDYSYVNATGKETKKSTYKIPNAWIVDGVNSSIAPKFQRLVMGASLDSGFSYCGSSESDDTRFGKAIRRKSLGQNTAGRNVYKDTNNSTVDFVPDSPASLLNGISHK, from the coding sequence ATGAAGTTAAGAGTACTATATATTTTGCTAACTGTTTTTACTTTGGGGATTTCAGTTTCTTCTTGTTTGAGTGATGATGATGTTACTGCTGGTATAAATCAATCTACAATTGTTTCTATCAACTTTAAAGCAAATGGAGTAAAGGAGTTTAAGGAGCTGGACTTAGAATTTACAGAAATTAATACGGGGTTAGTGACAAAAGAACAAGTGGTAGGTGTGTCGTTTTATTCTATTGCATTACCTACTGGAGCTTACCGTATGTCAGTGGAGGGTGCTGCTTTTTTAGAGGATGGAGAGGAAATCAGAGTAGGTGGTGTAAATGATAAGTTAGATGCTTCAGGACAAGTGCTAAATTTAGTGGTTGATTTGAGAGTTAAACAGTTCAGCAAGGATTTCATTTTTGAAGAAATATTTTTTACAGGTGTGAAAACATTGGAAGGGAAAGCATATAACTCAGGGCAATATTTTAAGATAGTAAATAATACGGATGAGGTGTTATATGCGGATGGATTGTTAATTTGTAAGTCAGAGTTTTTGACTACGACAGATAATAATGAGACACCTAATGTTTTTGATAGTGCTTTTCCTGTTGATGGCGTATTAATGTTACCCGGAAAAGGAAAGGATTATCCTGTAGAGCCTGGAGATTTTATTGTTGTTGCTGATAATGCTCAAAATCACAGAACAGCAAACATCCCTGGTCCAGATTTGACTAATGCTGATTTTGAATTTCCTATAACAGAGAGTCCCGCAATTAACCAGCCAGATAACCCAAATGTGCCTAATGCGATTGTAGTTTATACAAATATGAAATATAGTATGTTTATTATGCATAACAGAGGGTATAAAGGACATGTATTGGCGCGTTTACCTGAAGGTGAAAGTGTGGAGTCTTGGTTGGCTAATCATAAGTATGATTATTCTTATGTGAATGCTACAGGTAAGGAAACGAAAAAGTCTACTTATAAAATTCCGAATGCGTGGATTGTCGATGGGGTAAATAGTAGTATTGCTCCTAAGTTTCAACGTTTGGTAATGGGAGCATCTTTAGATAGTGGCTTTTCTTATTGTGGTTCGTCTGAAAGTGATGATACGCGTTTTGGTAAAGCGATAAGAAGAAAGTCATTAGGACAGAATACTGCAGGGCGTAATGTTTATAAGGATACTAATAATTCTACAGTTGACTTTGTGCCAGATAGCCCAGCAAGTTTGCTTAATGGAATTAGTCACAAGTAA
- a CDS encoding ABC transporter permease: protein MKLEYFITKRLVTSSNYKSSISAPIIKIAITAIALGIIMMLISVATGLGLKYKIRDKISAFSGHIIITNYDSNVSDLTLKPLDRDIVNSDAFKKVDGIEQVQVYASKAGIIRTETAFEGIIYKGVDSLYNLGEIKDYLVAGRLPEMGNTMSNEVLLSQYMADRLHLDVGDKMTTYFMKEWGNKVPNVRQFDIVGIYNSGLQQFDANIVIGDLKHVQRLNRWNENEIGGVEVLVKNFDEIDKKGSELYLELPSTVDSKTITNKYSNIFGWIEMFDFNIMVIIIIMVAVASINMIVALLVLILERTQMIGILKALGANNWSIRKMFLYNAVYLIVKGLIYGNIIGLGVLMIQKYTGIIKLDPVAYYVREAPVLIRFTDVLLLNIGVIVIAMLVLLIPSYMITKISPVKAIRYD, encoded by the coding sequence TTGAAATTAGAATATTTTATAACCAAACGTTTAGTTACGTCAAGTAATTATAAAAGTAGTATTTCTGCTCCAATTATAAAAATTGCAATAACTGCTATTGCTTTAGGGATTATTATGATGCTAATATCCGTAGCTACTGGTTTGGGTTTGAAGTACAAAATTAGAGATAAAATCTCAGCTTTTAGTGGTCATATCATTATTACTAATTATGATAGCAATGTAAGTGACTTAACTTTGAAACCTTTAGATAGAGATATTGTTAATTCTGATGCCTTTAAAAAGGTAGATGGGATTGAACAAGTACAAGTATATGCATCAAAGGCTGGTATTATTCGTACAGAGACTGCTTTTGAAGGAATTATCTATAAGGGTGTAGACTCTCTTTATAATCTTGGAGAAATAAAAGACTATCTTGTTGCTGGTCGTTTACCAGAAATGGGTAATACAATGAGTAATGAAGTGTTGCTTTCTCAATATATGGCAGATCGTTTGCATTTAGATGTAGGTGATAAAATGACTACGTACTTTATGAAAGAGTGGGGAAATAAAGTACCTAATGTTCGTCAGTTTGATATTGTAGGTATTTACAATTCAGGTTTACAACAATTCGATGCTAATATTGTTATTGGAGATTTGAAACACGTACAGCGTTTAAATAGATGGAACGAAAATGAGATTGGTGGTGTAGAAGTATTAGTTAAGAATTTTGATGAAATAGATAAGAAGGGAAGTGAGTTGTATTTAGAGTTACCATCTACAGTAGACAGCAAAACGATTACAAATAAATATTCTAATATTTTCGGATGGATTGAAATGTTTGACTTTAATATTATGGTTATTATTATCATTATGGTTGCTGTCGCATCAATTAATATGATCGTTGCCTTATTAGTTTTAATATTAGAACGCACTCAAATGATTGGTATTTTGAAAGCATTAGGTGCTAATAATTGGTCTATTCGTAAAATGTTTTTGTACAATGCAGTGTATTTAATTGTGAAAGGACTTATATATGGTAATATTATTGGTTTAGGGGTCTTAATGATTCAGAAGTATACAGGCATTATCAAATTAGATCCAGTAGCTTATTATGTTAGAGAGGCTCCTGTGTTAATTCGCTTTACAGATGTATTACTGTTAAATATTGGAGTTATAGTTATAGCAATGTTGGTGTTATTGATACCATCTTATATGATTACGAAAATATCGCCTGTAAAAGCGATACGATATGATTAG
- a CDS encoding nuclease-related domain-containing DEAD/DEAH box helicase — MPLKIYPEYPLDELEQLVINGVKVPFGEFLVYRDIVESLSKSKYDWYVWYSMKLPFHDNSNVKRAKADAELDFIIVSEFGVIVLEVKGGNIFVDQGRFCFKDGRRKKWLNQNPFEQVKGYKYTLMNKVFPNFKHVQFCEAVSFPTTKIAIENTIYDSQLIYSDFTKKDRYKNIEKFFLHIYEYTKNRLESIHPIRFSKLTKAEISTIINTFNPVVQDTNLFQTYDSLEWLKERNLEILYSLSENPRLMIEGAPGTGKTTMAMAYAEMQVGRKGIYLCWNALLCGYNAQRFKALNVNIDCITMTQFIVDNLPGINESELFYLEPAKFAVFIKETIDFLQSENKLPNYDYMIIDEAQDLFDRNLHLMMHKLCGDHNGMKQGNIILLYDLDQSFSLFGRDVSDYAYFMKEYFTHFKLHKVRRSAQKTQIRQIAEHIQAHPEEWDDVMHHKEYDEIDLRSFQTREQLQEAMEVLIRNINDPKSSLKAEDVIVLVQSKVWQRRNNVADLILELGMEELTTANLTLKPTKLQYTTAVKFKGLERKNVILIVDKPNKLTPYEWYIGCTRAIENLCIWQLHTYQEHELIEGKYQLKKTEGGKK; from the coding sequence ATGCCTTTAAAAATATATCCAGAATATCCGTTGGACGAGTTAGAACAATTGGTAATTAATGGTGTTAAAGTACCTTTTGGTGAATTTTTGGTATATAGAGATATTGTTGAGTCCCTTTCCAAAAGTAAGTATGATTGGTATGTATGGTACAGTATGAAATTACCTTTTCACGATAATAGTAATGTAAAACGAGCAAAAGCTGATGCTGAGCTTGATTTTATTATTGTGTCAGAATTTGGTGTGATAGTTTTAGAAGTAAAGGGTGGAAATATATTTGTAGATCAAGGAAGATTCTGTTTTAAAGATGGAAGAAGAAAGAAATGGTTAAATCAGAATCCTTTTGAACAAGTTAAAGGGTATAAGTATACCTTGATGAATAAGGTTTTTCCAAACTTTAAACATGTACAGTTTTGTGAAGCAGTATCATTTCCTACTACAAAAATAGCAATTGAGAACACCATTTATGATTCTCAATTAATTTATAGTGATTTTACGAAAAAGGATAGGTATAAGAATATTGAGAAATTCTTTTTACATATCTATGAATATACAAAGAATAGATTAGAAAGTATTCACCCTATTCGGTTTTCAAAGCTTACTAAAGCAGAAATATCAACGATTATAAATACGTTTAACCCTGTTGTACAGGATACAAACTTGTTTCAAACTTATGACTCTTTAGAGTGGTTGAAAGAGAGGAATTTAGAGATACTATATTCTCTTTCAGAGAACCCTCGTTTGATGATTGAAGGAGCTCCTGGTACTGGAAAAACAACGATGGCAATGGCTTATGCTGAAATGCAAGTAGGGCGTAAAGGAATCTATTTGTGTTGGAATGCACTATTGTGTGGGTATAATGCTCAACGTTTTAAAGCGCTAAATGTAAATATTGACTGTATTACGATGACTCAGTTTATAGTTGATAATTTACCTGGAATAAATGAAAGTGAGCTGTTTTATTTAGAACCTGCTAAATTTGCGGTTTTTATAAAAGAAACTATTGATTTTCTTCAAAGTGAAAATAAATTGCCTAATTATGATTATATGATTATTGATGAGGCTCAAGATCTGTTTGATAGGAATTTGCATTTAATGATGCATAAGTTGTGTGGAGATCATAATGGTATGAAGCAAGGTAATATTATCTTGTTGTATGATTTGGATCAAAGTTTCTCGCTTTTTGGACGTGATGTTTCGGATTATGCTTATTTTATGAAGGAGTATTTCACGCATTTTAAATTACACAAAGTAAGACGTAGTGCTCAAAAAACTCAAATACGTCAAATAGCAGAACATATTCAAGCGCATCCAGAAGAATGGGATGATGTAATGCATCATAAGGAATATGATGAAATAGATTTGCGCTCGTTTCAAACTCGCGAACAATTACAAGAGGCAATGGAGGTTTTGATTAGAAATATTAATGATCCTAAGTCGTCTTTGAAAGCTGAAGATGTGATTGTTCTTGTACAAAGTAAAGTTTGGCAACGTAGAAATAACGTTGCAGATTTAATTCTTGAATTAGGAATGGAGGAATTGACTACTGCTAACTTAACATTAAAGCCTACTAAATTACAGTATACAACAGCTGTAAAGTTTAAAGGATTGGAACGCAAGAATGTTATTTTGATAGTAGATAAACCGAATAAATTAACACCGTATGAATGGTATATTGGCTGTACTCGTGCAATTGAGAATTTGTGTATTTGGCAGTTACATACATACCAGGAACATGAATTAATAGAAGGAAAGTACCAATTGAAAAAGACAGAGGGAGGTAAGAAATAA
- a CDS encoding FKBP-type peptidyl-prolyl cis-trans isomerase: MGVAELLKKRKEELANRNILEGEKFLKEFSKLENVIVLPEGIAYQVLSLGTGEFIKLEDKFECHYEGVNVNGDVFDSSIQRGRPAVFMLNKLIKAYQIVVPKLPIGTKFKMVTPAEYAYKDEYISKEIGPNSTLIFEIELLRTVKE; encoded by the coding sequence ATGGGAGTTGCTGAGTTATTAAAAAAGCGAAAAGAAGAGTTAGCGAATAGAAATATTTTAGAAGGTGAAAAATTTTTAAAAGAGTTTTCGAAATTAGAGAATGTAATTGTATTACCTGAAGGAATTGCATATCAAGTACTTTCTTTAGGGACTGGTGAATTTATTAAGTTGGAAGATAAGTTTGAGTGTCATTATGAAGGGGTTAATGTAAATGGTGATGTTTTTGATAGCTCTATTCAAAGAGGCAGACCTGCAGTATTTATGTTGAATAAGTTGATTAAAGCTTATCAAATCGTAGTTCCTAAATTGCCAATAGGAACAAAATTCAAAATGGTAACTCCTGCTGAATACGCTTATAAGGATGAGTATATTAGCAAGGAAATTGGTCCGAATAGTACATTGATATTTGAAATTGAATTACTGAGAACTGTAAAAGAATAA